A single genomic interval of Methanococcus voltae harbors:
- a CDS encoding class III signal peptide-containing protein yields MKRGQISLEMIIITLVILGSVMVVGYTFINGIEEGSTLLSNTPVIGGYSVGGALDSSNTTNDENESNDNDTGGESGESTDVIPLEQYAGEIRIKNCLIYSPSSSELTNFQATDEYGVIYYIENGELISNDGTSFYSSVQKTGILYRIYNIREISLDPLYNKNYQIAIDNKKLSDYQERSFKATTYDGDGTLNIHVYNDGDIILYTLPHNYVGVLEFQE; encoded by the coding sequence TTGAAACGAGGACAAATATCTCTTGAAATGATAATCATTACTTTGGTAATATTGGGTTCTGTAATGGTGGTAGGTTATACATTTATTAATGGAATCGAAGAGGGCTCTACATTATTATCCAATACGCCAGTAATAGGCGGTTATTCAGTTGGTGGCGCATTAGATTCAAGTAATACTACTAACGACGAAAATGAAAGTAATGATAACGATACAGGAGGCGAAAGTGGTGAAAGTACTGATGTAATACCATTAGAACAGTATGCTGGCGAAATAAGGATTAAAAATTGCTTAATATATAGTCCAAGTTCTTCAGAACTGACTAATTTCCAAGCAACTGATGAATACGGCGTTATTTATTATATAGAAAATGGAGAATTAATTTCAAACGATGGAACATCATTTTATTCCTCCGTGCAAAAAACTGGTATTCTTTACAGGATATATAATATTAGGGAAATATCCTTAGACCCATTATACAATAAAAACTACCAAATTGCAATAGATAACAAAAAATTATCAGATTATCAAGAAAGAAGTTTCAAAGCAACCACCTATGATGGAGACGGAACTCTAAATATACACGTGTACAACGATGGAGACATTATATTATACACATTGCCTCACAATTATGTGGGAGTACTTGAATTCCAGGAATAA
- a CDS encoding RsmD family RNA methyltransferase encodes MISRGEIIQKVKSYKPCKQCNKPISKTIPLKKLNLKGRQRKCHCGRSQIDDVMVDVANILIECNEVPNHINDDKFALKDVGMPMIEAGYPLKYAPVLCENDLVLLNNYVSKDCANEIIKIPEIKSVISHNKRIAGKNSKNMNDLIVGDDFRCDIFTIRSLSTCVISCKNQSKLHIEFPRPFNPKINKIEKLDLTDKVVLDGFCGCGTLGMVALKKGAKKVIFSDINDIALYDLEYNLKINFGNEIFENNRVEIIHSDFMDLDFSNQHNNSKNEDNRIDVCFVDLFPNMESKKFLEKAKKLSKYVILV; translated from the coding sequence ATGATATCGAGGGGCGAAATCATACAAAAAGTAAAGTCATATAAACCGTGTAAACAATGCAATAAACCAATTTCAAAGACTATACCATTAAAAAAGCTAAATTTGAAAGGTAGGCAACGAAAATGCCACTGTGGACGTTCACAAATTGATGATGTAATGGTAGATGTTGCTAATATACTAATAGAATGTAATGAAGTACCTAATCATATAAATGATGATAAATTTGCTTTAAAAGATGTTGGTATGCCAATGATTGAAGCTGGTTATCCTTTGAAGTATGCACCTGTTTTATGCGAAAATGATTTGGTTTTACTGAATAATTATGTATCAAAAGACTGTGCGAACGAAATTATTAAAATACCTGAAATAAAATCGGTTATTTCACATAATAAAAGAATAGCTGGAAAAAACTCAAAAAATATGAATGATTTGATTGTGGGCGATGATTTTCGGTGTGATATATTTACAATAAGGTCTTTGTCAACGTGTGTTATATCTTGCAAAAATCAATCTAAATTACATATTGAGTTTCCAAGACCATTTAATCCAAAAATAAACAAGATAGAAAAGTTAGATTTAACTGATAAAGTTGTTTTGGATGGTTTTTGTGGCTGTGGGACTTTGGGAATGGTTGCATTAAAAAAAGGGGCTAAGAAAGTTATTTTTTCGGACATAAACGATATAGCATTATATGACTTAGAATACAATTTAAAAATAAATTTTGGAAATGAAATTTTCGAAAATAACCGTGTTGAAATAATTCATTCGGATTTTATGGACTTAGATTTTAGTAATCAACATAATAATTCTAAAAATGAGGATAATCGTATAGATGTGTGTTTTGTAGATTTATTTCCAAATATGGAATCTAAAAAATTCTTAGAAAAAGCTAAAAAACTGTCAAAATACGTTATATTAGTTTAA
- the msrA gene encoding peptide-methionine (S)-S-oxide reductase MsrA, which produces MCSEVNLNIHNPNPNYDIAIFGMGCFWGSEELFRRVKGVLDTEVGYMGGKTKYPTYEEVCGGNTGHVEVVTIIYDIKMIDYEELLDIFWINHDPTTVNRQGWDVGEQYASTIFYTTKKQCDLAKKSLKKVQKTLDDMRIDKKIVTRIRKATEFYKAEEYHQKYLMKKNKKYLELY; this is translated from the coding sequence ATGTGTAGTGAAGTTAATTTAAATATACACAATCCCAATCCTAATTATGATATAGCAATATTTGGAATGGGCTGTTTTTGGGGTTCGGAAGAGTTGTTCAGAAGAGTCAAGGGCGTTTTAGATACTGAAGTGGGTTATATGGGCGGTAAAACTAAATACCCTACTTATGAAGAGGTATGTGGCGGTAATACTGGGCACGTTGAAGTGGTTACTATAATTTATGACATTAAAATGATTGATTATGAGGAATTACTGGATATTTTTTGGATTAATCATGACCCTACCACCGTAAATAGGCAAGGTTGGGATGTTGGGGAGCAATATGCTTCCACCATATTTTATACAACCAAAAAACAGTGTGATTTAGCCAAAAAATCCTTAAAAAAAGTGCAAAAAACACTTGATGATATGAGAATTGATAAAAAAATAGTTACAAGAATTAGAAAAGCAACAGAATTTTATAAGGCAGAAGAGTATCATCAAAAATATTTAATGAAAAAAAATAAAAAATATTTGGAATTATACTAA
- a CDS encoding MATE family efflux transporter has product MTNYDLNTTPIPKLVIRYAVPAIIGFVINGIYTIIDGIFLGHWVGSEAIASITLSFPLKMMIISFAIMIGIGASAHISINLGRNDPEKAQNIFKNAFCILILLGVFLTFVGLLAIKPLLLSFGIEGSLLNLSLTYLSIAFIGSMGLLFNVGLEPIIRNDGFPKKAMNVMIVCALTNIVFDALFIIVFGWGVAGAAIATMMGETLGAIIFLHHFLAKKSNLKIEDITYRLKNILNFKSYDKNILKLIILTGISPFLLQFSSAIVALVYSTQFLKYGGSLYVSAYGIVIYIFITLFMTILGLCSGVQPLISYNYGAKRYDKVKNILKITGTLTLIIGIISFIAYNLFPTYLINIFNSTDIELIKTATTGLNIYSYGTLVLGPVFLIITYFQSIGDSKVSNIVSLFKSFGFLIPLLYILPMYWGVNSIWCAEPLSGFLTLIMGSFFIYKAFKYQLKE; this is encoded by the coding sequence ATGACTAACTATGACTTAAATACTACCCCGATTCCAAAATTAGTAATTCGTTATGCAGTACCTGCAATAATTGGATTTGTAATTAATGGGATATATACAATCATAGATGGTATATTTTTAGGTCATTGGGTAGGTTCAGAGGCTATTGCGAGTATTACGCTTTCATTCCCTCTAAAAATGATGATAATATCATTTGCTATTATGATTGGTATCGGAGCTTCTGCACATATATCAATTAATTTAGGTAGGAATGACCCTGAAAAAGCTCAAAACATCTTTAAAAATGCTTTTTGTATACTCATCTTGTTAGGTGTGTTTTTAACATTTGTCGGTTTATTGGCAATAAAACCGTTGCTTTTAAGCTTTGGAATTGAAGGAAGTTTATTAAATCTATCATTAACATATTTGAGTATCGCATTTATTGGCTCTATGGGATTATTGTTTAACGTAGGTCTTGAACCAATTATTAGAAATGACGGATTCCCAAAAAAAGCAATGAATGTAATGATAGTATGCGCTTTAACAAACATTGTATTTGACGCATTGTTCATAATCGTATTTGGTTGGGGCGTTGCAGGTGCAGCAATTGCCACAATGATGGGAGAAACACTCGGCGCAATAATATTTTTACATCACTTCTTAGCAAAAAAATCAAACTTAAAAATAGAGGATATAACCTATCGTTTAAAAAATATACTTAATTTCAAATCTTATGACAAAAATATTTTAAAATTAATAATTTTAACAGGTATCTCTCCGTTCTTATTGCAATTTTCATCTGCAATAGTCGCTTTGGTATACAGTACTCAATTCTTAAAATACGGTGGTTCATTATACGTTTCTGCGTATGGTATTGTAATCTATATATTTATAACCTTATTTATGACAATTTTAGGATTATGTAGCGGAGTACAACCCCTCATAAGTTATAATTATGGTGCTAAGAGATACGATAAAGTAAAGAATATATTAAAAATCACAGGAACTTTAACGTTGATTATTGGTATAATTTCATTTATTGCATACAACTTATTCCCAACATATCTAATTAATATATTTAACTCTACAGATATTGAATTAATTAAAACTGCTACGACAGGTTTAAATATTTACTCATATGGTACATTGGTTTTAGGACCTGTTTTCTTAATAATTACTTACTTCCAATCTATTGGAGATAGTAAAGTGTCCAACATAGTATCGTTATTTAAATCATTCGGATTTTTAATACCTCTATTGTACATACTACCAATGTATTGGGGTGTTAATAGTATATGGTGCGCAGAACCATTGTCAGGATTTTTAACGTTGATTATGGGTTCTTTCTTTATATATAAAGCCTTTAAATACCAATTAAAAGAATAA
- a CDS encoding formate dehydrogenase H subunit alpha, selenocysteine-containing — MTEFKVVHTICPYCGTGCGIDLVVKDGKLVDTLPFKRHPVNQGKVCIKGNYCYEFVHSEDRLTVPLIRKNGELVESTWAEALDLIASKLKGYNPDEVGFFSCARGANEESYALQKFARVVMKTNNVDHCARIUHAPTVTGLGECFGSGAMTNSIEDLAEADVLFIYGSNTFEAHPLVARSIVKAKDNGTKIIAIDPRKTHTSKMADIHMKLIPGSNIDLMNAIMNVIITEGLTDDEFIKNRTENFDELKEVVSKYVPEEVAKISGIPAETIREAARLYAKADKAAIMYCLGVTEYTFGVDNVKSCCNLAMITGNLGKRGAGVNPLRGQNNVQGACDMGALPNVYPGYQKVGEATAKLEELWDVEGLDPNLGLTGPEMFERMGKGFKYLHIVGEDPMVADADINHVEHALKELDFLVVQDIFLTDTGKLADVVLPAACWAEKDGTFTNTERRVQRIRKAVEAPGEAVPDWVVVKELAERMGYGDKFAFESASDIFDEMAKVIPQYAGMSFERLGIDGLQWPCKTADHPGTKFLHEGKFLRPNGLGKICPVVHKDPAEMPSEEYPLLLTTGRIIFHYNSGTMTRRCPSITNEIDENFIEMNIEDANALGIEAGETVQVSSKRGSVKAIARVSDDIVKGAVYMSFHFNEEPTNKLTNSAYDPVSKTAELKICAVKVEKI; from the coding sequence GTGACTGAATTTAAAGTAGTCCATACAATATGCCCGTACTGCGGTACTGGTTGTGGTATTGACTTAGTTGTTAAAGACGGTAAGCTTGTAGACACCCTTCCTTTTAAAAGACACCCTGTAAACCAAGGTAAAGTTTGTATAAAAGGAAACTACTGCTACGAATTCGTACACAGCGAAGACAGGCTTACTGTTCCGTTAATTAGAAAAAACGGCGAATTAGTTGAATCCACATGGGCAGAAGCTTTGGACTTAATTGCAAGCAAGCTTAAAGGGTACAACCCTGATGAAGTAGGTTTCTTCTCCTGCGCAAGAGGTGCTAACGAAGAAAGCTACGCATTACAGAAATTTGCGAGAGTGGTAATGAAAACAAATAACGTGGACCACTGTGCACGTATTTGACACGCTCCGACAGTTACAGGACTTGGCGAATGCTTTGGTTCTGGTGCAATGACTAACTCTATTGAAGATTTAGCAGAAGCAGACGTATTATTTATCTACGGCTCCAATACTTTTGAAGCACACCCATTAGTTGCAAGAAGTATTGTGAAAGCTAAAGATAACGGAACAAAAATTATCGCAATTGACCCAAGGAAAACTCACACTTCAAAAATGGCAGATATCCATATGAAGTTGATTCCAGGTTCAAACATTGATTTAATGAACGCTATAATGAATGTTATCATTACTGAAGGATTAACAGATGATGAATTCATTAAAAATAGAACCGAAAACTTCGATGAATTGAAGGAAGTAGTTTCAAAATATGTACCTGAAGAAGTTGCTAAAATCTCAGGAATCCCAGCTGAAACCATAAGAGAAGCAGCAAGATTGTATGCAAAAGCCGATAAAGCAGCTATTATGTACTGTTTGGGTGTTACTGAATATACATTCGGTGTAGACAACGTTAAATCCTGCTGTAATCTTGCAATGATTACTGGAAACCTCGGTAAAAGAGGAGCAGGTGTTAACCCATTAAGAGGACAGAACAACGTTCAAGGTGCTTGTGATATGGGTGCATTACCTAATGTATACCCAGGATACCAAAAAGTAGGCGAAGCTACCGCAAAATTAGAAGAATTATGGGATGTTGAAGGTTTAGACCCTAATCTTGGTTTAACCGGTCCTGAAATGTTCGAAAGAATGGGTAAAGGATTTAAATATCTCCACATTGTAGGGGAAGACCCAATGGTTGCAGATGCGGATATTAACCACGTTGAGCACGCTTTAAAAGAGTTAGATTTCCTTGTAGTTCAAGATATTTTCTTAACTGATACAGGAAAATTAGCTGACGTAGTTTTACCTGCTGCTTGTTGGGCTGAAAAAGACGGAACTTTCACAAACACTGAAAGAAGAGTTCAAAGAATAAGAAAAGCAGTTGAAGCACCTGGTGAGGCTGTGCCTGATTGGGTTGTTGTAAAAGAACTTGCTGAAAGAATGGGCTACGGAGATAAATTCGCTTTCGAAAGTGCAAGCGATATATTCGACGAAATGGCAAAAGTAATTCCTCAATACGCAGGAATGTCCTTTGAAAGATTGGGAATCGATGGTTTACAATGGCCTTGTAAAACAGCAGACCACCCAGGAACAAAATTCTTACACGAAGGTAAATTCTTAAGACCTAACGGATTGGGTAAAATATGCCCTGTTGTGCACAAAGACCCTGCAGAAATGCCAAGTGAAGAATACCCATTATTATTAACAACTGGTAGAATCATATTCCACTATAACTCCGGAACTATGACCAGAAGATGCCCAAGTATCACAAATGAAATCGATGAGAACTTCATTGAAATGAACATTGAAGATGCTAACGCTTTAGGAATCGAAGCTGGCGAAACTGTTCAGGTTTCCTCAAAAAGAGGCAGTGTAAAGGCTATTGCAAGAGTATCTGACGATATTGTAAAAGGCGCTGTTTACATGTCATTCCACTTTAACGAAGAACCTACTAACAAGTTGACGAATTCTGCATACGACCCAGTTTCAAAAACCGCAGAACTTAAAATATGTGCTGTAAAAGTTGAAAAAATTTAA
- a CDS encoding Coenzyme F420 hydrogenase/dehydrogenase, beta subunit C-terminal domain: MDYLLIKSTNEDIQKYGECGGAVTALFKYLLDSKVVDGVLALEKGADVYDGVPTLINNSEELVNSCGSLHCAPTMFGGLIQKHLSDINLAVAVKPCDAMAIIELEKRHQINKDKIYTIGLNCGGTVPPMVAQQMIELFYEVDPFDVVKEEIDKGKFIIELKDGTEKAIKIDELEEEGFGRRENCQRCELKIPRNADLACGNWGAEKGWTFVEITSEKGRQLIEDAEKAGYIETKEPAEKAMIIRGKIEQSMIKLGKKLQAKYLEEEYPADEKWEEYWDRCVKCYGCRDVCPVCSCKECVLNQDIIEKGMMAPEASFFQGVRLSHIAMSCINCGQCEDVCPMEIPLSKLFHKSQLKIREALGYVPGVDYNMPFLAKK; this comes from the coding sequence ATGGATTATCTTCTAATTAAATCAACTAACGAAGATATTCAAAAATATGGTGAATGTGGTGGAGCTGTTACTGCATTATTCAAGTATCTTCTTGATAGTAAAGTAGTTGACGGAGTTTTAGCACTTGAAAAAGGAGCAGACGTATATGATGGAGTTCCTACACTTATTAACAACTCGGAAGAGCTTGTTAATAGCTGTGGTTCTTTGCACTGTGCTCCTACAATGTTTGGAGGCCTAATCCAAAAGCATTTGAGTGATATAAACCTCGCAGTAGCTGTAAAACCATGTGATGCCATGGCAATTATAGAGTTAGAGAAAAGACATCAAATAAACAAGGATAAAATATATACAATCGGTTTAAACTGTGGTGGAACTGTTCCTCCAATGGTGGCTCAACAAATGATTGAGTTATTCTATGAAGTAGACCCATTCGATGTAGTTAAGGAAGAAATCGATAAGGGTAAGTTTATAATCGAATTAAAAGACGGAACTGAAAAAGCTATCAAAATCGATGAACTCGAAGAAGAAGGTTTCGGTAGAAGAGAGAACTGTCAAAGATGTGAGCTTAAAATCCCAAGAAACGCAGACCTTGCTTGCGGTAATTGGGGAGCTGAGAAAGGATGGACTTTCGTGGAAATTACTTCTGAAAAAGGTAGACAATTAATTGAAGATGCCGAAAAAGCAGGATATATTGAAACTAAAGAACCAGCTGAAAAAGCAATGATTATTCGTGGAAAAATCGAACAATCAATGATTAAACTCGGTAAAAAATTACAAGCTAAATATTTAGAAGAAGAATACCCAGCTGATGAAAAATGGGAAGAATACTGGGATAGATGTGTAAAATGCTACGGTTGTAGGGACGTATGCCCCGTATGTTCTTGCAAAGAGTGCGTTTTAAACCAAGACATCATCGAAAAAGGTATGATGGCTCCAGAAGCTTCATTCTTCCAAGGTGTGAGATTATCTCACATAGCAATGAGCTGTATAAACTGTGGACAATGTGAAGACGTATGTCCTATGGAAATCCCCTTATCCAAGTTATTCCATAAATCACAGTTAAAAATAAGGGAAGCTCTCGGATACGTTCCTGGAGTAGACTATAATATGCCATTTTTGGCAAAAAAATAA
- a CDS encoding MarR family transcriptional regulator: MGRQIEISKKKFPNIEEEYTKLTIIQLDYLYAIYNLDNPSFSDIAKFMNVANSSVSEMYRKLYDKGYVSKSRSKKDRREYQISLTFKGRRLIYKDLVSSIYLSKEIFEKIPDENVLNAYEVLKDYLYEVKSKELEQYFKKYAEYKSIEKEFLD; encoded by the coding sequence ATGGGTAGGCAGATAGAAATCTCTAAAAAAAAATTTCCAAATATTGAAGAGGAATATACAAAACTTACAATAATTCAGTTAGATTACTTGTATGCAATATATAATTTGGATAACCCCTCTTTTTCAGATATTGCTAAGTTTATGAATGTTGCAAATTCATCAGTTAGTGAAATGTATCGAAAATTATATGATAAAGGTTATGTATCTAAATCGAGGTCTAAAAAAGACCGTAGAGAATATCAAATATCTTTAACGTTTAAAGGTCGGAGATTAATTTATAAAGATTTAGTTTCATCAATTTATTTATCAAAAGAAATTTTTGAAAAAATACCTGATGAAAATGTATTGAACGCATATGAAGTTTTAAAAGATTATTTATATGAAGTTAAATCCAAAGAACTTGAACAATATTTTAAAAAATATGCAGAATATAAAAGTATTGAAAAAGAATTTTTGGATTAA
- a CDS encoding ATP-dependent DNA helicase yields MNYNNNNNNNNNNNNNNEVTKNNKRYDFYEFKEYINDKFPYTSMRPQQMTFMENIFYCIVNNKKTELDNLLNSKNKELSTINTNNSNNNNNNNNNNNTNNNNNNSKDLNSKHSKKSHKNLVVEAPTGVGKTLSYLIPSLYFAERGNRIIILTETIDQQERILEDLNSLKHNLKVSFMMGKGNFFCKSKGDRANRLYCQFNRHCRYRPNRKPICECGTKKEELKLNDDYVRYYCPICACEYQKVKIDCLDADIVIMNNSIYYYLKEEIDKKKKTNIVIVDEAHKLEGSIRNSATITINPKMALGRLRYMAYNYAPLRIRKAIDRYGYGDDGATDKQFWEIIENYVHTFGKDKDFKQFLVNNGEKITSFGMKEDVAILGTLLEGYYEISDIQKKIIKFEENVELDRKEFKFKIENNALIPLELQFITEKRINDMPLSDFIDDVMGLRNVNSNYVIYRNENKVLCEPVLVSSILKNLYDGASVIHCSATLGDLNIHAMKTGVGNSTNLLLDSPFSKERRKIIALSDGVDMKFKSRDDNVINRKNSNENLFNLVNACGGNTLILFKSFGDLNSAYNYFLMKGYKKNIHCYQQGMDGKEAKKLKNDFERQGGLLLATGRFAEGVDIPGEALTAVIIDSLPFPVPTPLLNKEQSLIESKLNKRVPNAHWRAFLMTSFHIMSRTVVQMIGRLIRTEEDYGVVIIQDRRFAEWVGKEMVARKYLKNGFMTLTKKDAIEFIPKFMNKYR; encoded by the coding sequence ATGAATTATAATAATAATAATAATAACAATAATAATAATAATAATAATAATGAAGTTACTAAAAATAACAAAAGATATGATTTTTACGAATTTAAAGAATATATCAACGACAAATTTCCATATACAAGTATGAGACCCCAACAAATGACTTTTATGGAAAATATATTCTATTGTATTGTGAATAACAAAAAAACAGAATTAGATAACCTATTAAACTCAAAAAATAAAGAATTATCTACTATTAATACCAATAATAGTAATAACAATAATAATAATAATAACAATAATAATACTAATAACAATAATAATAACTCAAAAGACTTAAATTCAAAACATTCAAAAAAATCTCATAAAAATCTGGTCGTAGAAGCACCTACTGGAGTAGGAAAGACATTATCGTACTTGATACCTTCTTTATACTTTGCAGAGCGGGGTAATCGAATTATTATATTAACAGAAACAATAGACCAGCAAGAACGTATATTGGAAGATTTAAATTCATTAAAACACAATTTAAAAGTTTCTTTTATGATGGGAAAAGGAAATTTCTTCTGTAAATCAAAAGGGGACCGAGCAAATCGTTTATATTGCCAATTTAATAGACATTGTAGGTATAGACCTAATAGGAAACCAATTTGTGAATGCGGAACAAAAAAAGAAGAATTAAAGTTAAATGACGATTATGTGCGTTATTATTGCCCAATTTGTGCGTGTGAGTATCAAAAAGTTAAAATTGACTGTTTAGACGCCGATATCGTAATTATGAATAACAGTATCTACTATTATTTAAAGGAAGAAATTGACAAAAAGAAAAAGACAAACATCGTAATTGTTGATGAAGCGCATAAATTAGAGGGCAGTATTAGAAATTCGGCTACAATTACAATTAATCCAAAAATGGCACTCGGTAGACTTAGATATATGGCTTACAACTATGCACCGCTTAGAATTAGAAAAGCTATTGATAGGTACGGCTATGGTGATGATGGGGCAACTGATAAACAATTTTGGGAAATTATTGAAAATTATGTGCATACATTTGGAAAAGACAAAGATTTTAAACAATTTTTGGTAAATAATGGTGAAAAAATCACTTCTTTCGGAATGAAGGAAGATGTGGCAATTTTGGGTACTTTACTCGAAGGATATTATGAAATTAGCGATATTCAAAAGAAAATTATAAAATTTGAAGAAAATGTCGAATTAGATAGAAAAGAATTTAAATTTAAAATAGAGAATAATGCATTAATTCCGTTGGAATTACAGTTTATTACGGAAAAACGAATTAATGATATGCCCCTTTCGGATTTTATCGACGATGTAATGGGTTTAAGGAATGTTAACAGTAATTATGTAATTTATAGGAATGAAAACAAGGTTTTATGCGAGCCTGTACTTGTATCTTCCATATTAAAGAATTTATACGACGGAGCTTCCGTAATTCACTGTTCTGCTACATTAGGGGACTTAAATATCCACGCAATGAAAACAGGTGTGGGAAATAGCACTAATTTGTTGTTAGACAGTCCATTTTCCAAAGAAAGACGGAAAATAATTGCATTATCTGACGGAGTAGATATGAAATTTAAATCAAGAGATGATAATGTAATTAATCGTAAAAATTCAAATGAAAATTTGTTTAATTTGGTAAATGCTTGTGGGGGCAATACATTAATACTTTTTAAAAGTTTTGGAGACTTAAATTCTGCATACAATTACTTTTTAATGAAAGGCTATAAAAAAAATATACACTGCTATCAACAAGGAATGGATGGCAAAGAAGCTAAAAAACTGAAAAATGACTTTGAAAGACAGGGGGGTTTACTACTTGCTACAGGTAGATTTGCCGAAGGGGTGGACATACCAGGAGAAGCACTAACGGCGGTTATAATTGATAGTTTACCTTTCCCAGTACCTACACCGTTATTAAATAAGGAACAGAGTTTAATAGAAAGCAAATTGAATAAAAGAGTACCAAATGCACATTGGAGAGCGTTTTTAATGACCTCGTTTCATATAATGTCGAGAACTGTTGTGCAGATGATTGGTAGGTTGATACGAACAGAGGAAGACTACGGGGTAGTAATAATACAAGACCGTAGATTTGCCGAATGGGTGGGCAAAGAAATGGTAGCTCGTAAATATCTTAAAAATGGATTTATGACACTTACAAAAAAAGATGCAATTGAATTTATCCCTAAATTTATGAATAAATATCGATAA